From Enhydrobacter sp., the proteins below share one genomic window:
- a CDS encoding YifB family Mg chelatase-like AAA ATPase, with the protein MQARVRTVAFQGIDVVPVDVQVMIAPGQLAFAMVGLADKAVGESRERVRAALRALGLALPPQRVSVNLSPADLVKEGSHYDLPIALGLLAAMGVIAKESIAGYVVLGELALDGSLSRVPGALPAAIAANAAGRGLICPASCGGEAAWGGLDKAANDEERPGVVAAPSLLALINHLRGQQMLSPPEARLAEGTPSYPDLAEVKGQETAKRVLEVAAAGGHNLLMIGPPGSGKSMLASRLPGLLPQLEAEEALEATMVRSLAGDLGDGRLNRRRAFRDPHHSATLQALIGGGSRARPGEVSLAHHGVLFLDELPEFSRATLEALRQPLESGRVSVARANAHVTYPARFQLVAAMNPCRCGHLMEPGQGCGRAPRCGLDYQGKLSGPLLDRIDLCIDVPRVDAADLALPPPAESSADVAARVAAARAVQRERLKELDAKGKLTEIEPEPTAGLLSDFARGWAKPRCNADTDGSLLAAIAEPDAEGRALLARAAERLGLSARAWHRTLRVARTLADLDGSDSVRRLHVAEALSYRRPQPRAAMAA; encoded by the coding sequence CGCTCGGATTGGCGTTGCCACCACAGCGCGTGAGCGTGAATTTGTCGCCCGCCGATCTCGTCAAGGAGGGAAGTCACTACGATCTGCCCATCGCGCTTGGTCTGCTTGCTGCCATGGGCGTGATCGCCAAGGAAAGTATTGCAGGCTACGTCGTGCTGGGTGAACTGGCGCTCGACGGCTCGCTGAGCCGCGTTCCAGGGGCGCTGCCGGCAGCGATCGCGGCCAATGCGGCCGGCCGCGGCCTGATTTGCCCGGCATCCTGCGGTGGCGAAGCGGCGTGGGGCGGGCTCGACAAGGCCGCCAACGACGAGGAGCGGCCCGGGGTCGTCGCTGCGCCCTCACTGTTGGCCCTGATCAATCACCTGCGCGGTCAGCAGATGCTGTCACCTCCGGAAGCGCGGCTCGCCGAGGGGACGCCGAGCTACCCCGATCTGGCGGAGGTCAAAGGCCAGGAAACCGCCAAACGCGTCCTCGAGGTGGCGGCGGCGGGAGGCCACAACCTTCTGATGATCGGCCCACCGGGCTCGGGCAAGTCGATGCTGGCTTCGCGCCTGCCCGGCCTTCTGCCGCAGTTGGAGGCCGAAGAGGCATTGGAAGCAACGATGGTGCGATCATTGGCGGGCGACCTTGGCGACGGCAGGCTCAACCGCCGCCGGGCATTCCGCGATCCACACCATTCGGCCACGTTGCAGGCGCTGATCGGCGGCGGCTCCCGTGCCCGGCCGGGAGAGGTCTCGCTCGCGCACCATGGCGTACTCTTCCTGGACGAATTGCCGGAGTTTAGCCGGGCCACACTCGAGGCGCTGCGTCAGCCTCTGGAAAGTGGCCGCGTGAGCGTGGCGCGCGCCAACGCCCACGTCACCTATCCCGCGCGCTTCCAACTCGTTGCAGCGATGAACCCCTGCCGCTGCGGCCATCTGATGGAGCCGGGGCAGGGCTGCGGCCGCGCGCCGCGCTGCGGCCTCGACTACCAGGGCAAACTGTCGGGCCCATTGCTCGACCGTATCGATCTCTGCATCGACGTGCCGCGGGTCGACGCCGCCGATCTCGCCCTGCCGCCGCCGGCCGAGAGCTCCGCCGACGTCGCTGCGCGCGTCGCCGCCGCGCGCGCCGTGCAGCGCGAGCGGCTGAAGGAGCTCGACGCCAAAGGCAAGCTCACTGAGATCGAGCCCGAGCCGACCGCCGGCCTGTTGAGCGACTTCGCCCGCGGCTGGGCCAAGCCGCGCTGCAACGCCGACACCGACGGCAGCCTGCTCGCCGCCATCGCCGAGCCCGACGCCGAGGGCCGTGCGCTGCTCGCGCGCGCCGCCGAGCGCCTCGGCCTGTCGGCCCGCGCCTGGCATCGCACCTTGCGCGTCGCGCGCACCTTGGCCGATCTCGACGGTTCGGATTCAGTACGTCGGCTGCACGTCGCCGAGGCGCTCTCCTACCGCCGTCCGCAGCCGCGCGCGGCGATGGCGGCGTGA
- a CDS encoding FAD-binding oxidoreductase, producing MRRQKKFYAWGYADEDLSPEEIKPWEAEIAQRYGIDSFDVTPPPKADEISLRAPRVDIPSALQTIVRNDHLTRLEHSYGKAGFDTTRMFMRSVPNPPDAVAFPENEQDVVRVLEWCDRIGAKAIPYGGGSSVVKGIEPAASFDKAVTISMRHMDKVLEVDDVSQAARIQGGIYGPAIEDHLRASPLTMRHYMQAYRCSTLGGWIATRSGGHYATLYTHIDDFVESTRVVTPAGTLETRRLPGSGAGPSPDRLFIGSEGILGIITEAWVRLRAKPTFRASASVRFKDFFAGADAVRSITQAGLYPANCRLLEAREALPGIPWSSEEAVLVLAFESADHPLDAWMKRALELCAEHGGVADPGGGDDENAHRSGAAGAWRNRFIRAPHYSEHAVARGILSSTFETSMTWERMRDFHGKVTAIARDTIKRVTGRDGTVTCRFTHVYPDGPCLYFTFGGMLDKRKQLEQFMEVLSTCTAATVEHGGTTTHHHAVGRFHRPFYDRQRPELFARALRGAKRELDPKGLMNPGVLIDA from the coding sequence ATGCGACGGCAAAAGAAATTCTATGCTTGGGGCTACGCCGACGAGGACCTCTCACCCGAGGAGATCAAGCCCTGGGAAGCCGAGATCGCCCAGCGCTATGGCATCGACAGTTTCGACGTCACCCCACCACCCAAGGCGGACGAGATCTCCCTGCGTGCGCCGCGCGTCGACATTCCTTCCGCGCTGCAGACGATCGTACGCAACGATCACCTGACACGGCTGGAGCACAGCTATGGCAAGGCGGGCTTCGACACGACACGCATGTTCATGCGGTCGGTGCCGAATCCGCCCGACGCAGTGGCATTCCCGGAGAACGAGCAGGACGTCGTGCGTGTCCTCGAATGGTGCGACAGGATCGGCGCCAAGGCGATCCCCTATGGCGGCGGCTCGTCGGTGGTGAAGGGAATCGAGCCCGCTGCGTCGTTCGACAAGGCCGTAACGATCTCGATGCGCCACATGGACAAAGTCCTGGAGGTCGACGACGTGAGTCAGGCGGCGCGCATTCAGGGCGGCATTTACGGTCCGGCGATCGAGGACCATCTGCGCGCCTCACCTCTCACGATGCGTCACTACATGCAGGCCTACCGCTGCTCCACGCTCGGCGGCTGGATCGCGACACGCTCGGGCGGTCACTACGCCACGCTTTACACGCACATCGACGACTTCGTTGAGAGCACGCGCGTGGTCACACCGGCCGGAACGCTCGAGACGCGGCGGCTGCCGGGCTCCGGCGCCGGCCCCAGCCCCGACCGCCTGTTCATCGGCTCGGAAGGCATTCTCGGCATCATCACCGAGGCCTGGGTGCGGTTGCGTGCGAAGCCAACCTTCCGCGCCTCCGCCTCGGTGCGGTTCAAGGACTTCTTCGCCGGCGCCGATGCGGTGCGGAGCATCACCCAGGCCGGACTCTATCCCGCCAACTGCCGATTGCTCGAAGCGCGCGAGGCACTGCCCGGCATTCCGTGGAGCAGCGAGGAAGCCGTGCTCGTTCTCGCCTTCGAATCGGCCGACCATCCGCTCGACGCCTGGATGAAGCGGGCGCTGGAACTCTGCGCCGAGCATGGCGGCGTTGCCGATCCCGGCGGCGGCGACGACGAGAACGCCCACCGCAGCGGCGCCGCCGGCGCCTGGCGCAACCGCTTCATCCGCGCGCCGCACTACAGTGAACACGCGGTCGCTCGCGGCATCCTTTCCTCGACCTTCGAGACGTCGATGACATGGGAGCGCATGCGCGACTTCCACGGCAAGGTCACGGCGATCGCCCGGGACACAATCAAGCGCGTGACCGGCCGCGACGGCACGGTCACCTGCCGATTTACCCACGTCTATCCGGACGGGCCGTGCCTCTACTTCACCTTCGGCGGCATGCTCGACAAGCGAAAGCAGCTCGAGCAGTTCATGGAGGTGCTGAGCACCTGCACGGCCGCGACCGTCGAACATGGCGGCACGACCACGCATCATCATGCGGTTGGCCGTTTTCACCGGCCGTTTTACGATCGGCAGCGGCCGGAACTCTTCGCGCGGGCATTGCGGGGCGCCAAGCGCGAACTCGATCCGAAGGGATTGATGAATCCCGGTGTGCTGATCGACGCCTGA
- a CDS encoding TauD/TfdA family dioxygenase, producing the protein MAVAVRPLAGAVGVEISGVDLSRLDEATFAAIEQAWHRHSVILLRGQTLSDEDLLAFSRRFGELDPPPNQERGRISPPDYPDIYVVSNVLDARGDPIGALGAGEAVWHTDMSYLDLPPDASMLYALEIPRTGGNTWFCGMQAACDALPADLRRKIEGRRIKHDGTYNSGGYLRKGVTPTDDPLAAPGAWHPAILRHPANGRPTLYLGRRRNSYIEGYSPIDSDAVLDALWAHATQPEFLYEHVWRLGDLVMWDNRSTMHRRDPFDAAARRVMHRTQIKGRSKPLAFAA; encoded by the coding sequence ATGGCAGTGGCGGTGCGTCCGTTGGCGGGAGCGGTCGGTGTGGAGATCTCGGGTGTCGATCTCAGTCGACTGGACGAGGCAACCTTCGCCGCCATCGAGCAAGCATGGCATCGACATTCCGTCATCCTGTTACGCGGGCAGACGCTCAGCGACGAGGACCTGCTCGCCTTCAGTCGACGCTTCGGCGAGTTGGATCCGCCGCCCAATCAGGAGCGCGGCCGCATCAGCCCGCCGGACTATCCCGACATCTATGTGGTTTCCAACGTGCTGGACGCCCGGGGCGACCCGATCGGCGCGCTCGGTGCGGGCGAAGCCGTCTGGCACACGGACATGAGCTATCTCGACCTGCCGCCGGATGCGTCGATGCTCTATGCGCTGGAAATTCCGCGCACGGGCGGCAACACTTGGTTCTGCGGCATGCAGGCCGCCTGCGACGCGCTGCCGGCGGACCTGCGTCGCAAGATCGAGGGGCGGCGCATAAAGCACGACGGCACTTACAATTCCGGCGGTTACTTGCGCAAAGGTGTGACACCGACCGACGATCCTCTGGCGGCGCCGGGCGCCTGGCATCCCGCCATCCTCCGGCACCCGGCCAACGGGCGGCCAACCCTCTATCTCGGCCGGCGGCGCAACTCCTACATCGAGGGATATTCGCCCATCGACTCCGATGCCGTGCTCGACGCGCTGTGGGCGCACGCCACGCAGCCGGAGTTCCTGTACGAACATGTCTGGCGACTGGGCGATCTCGTGATGTGGGACAACCGTTCGACCATGCATCGGCGCGATCCCTTCGATGCCGCCGCACGGCGCGTCATGCATCGGACCCAGATCAAGGGCCGCAGCAAACCCCTCGCCTTCGCTGCTTGA
- a CDS encoding alpha/beta fold hydrolase, with protein sequence MIARRLLALVVAFVVAWPAAAQHEWYASGSKERSVRFSGAEGVALSGTLLLPAVSEIQRVPGVVLIAGSGPTDRNGNNPLVHTRIDTLKLVAERLAQARIATLRYDKRGIGASTPTPRTLEEQERFFTWQNLVGDVQAAQAELLQHDEIKPYATALLGHSEGGDLALAAAGTARIRPHAIVLASTPGLTLEEIIRRQLARSHPTLVPAADLAMAAIRATGRVPADVPPELTRLFPAYVGPYLKGALAFDPAQALAVLDIACLLVHGAADKQVVPLGDIQPLLDVLAKRKAPGEVMIAPGVSHNLKRVFGPTDPGFSGPLAPSVADKIATWLVSVLGA encoded by the coding sequence ATGATCGCGCGCCGCCTGCTCGCGCTTGTCGTCGCATTCGTCGTCGCGTGGCCGGCGGCGGCCCAGCATGAATGGTATGCCTCGGGCAGCAAGGAGCGCTCGGTCCGCTTCAGTGGCGCCGAGGGTGTGGCACTGTCGGGCACCCTGCTTCTGCCCGCGGTCAGCGAAATCCAGCGCGTGCCGGGCGTTGTCCTGATAGCCGGCAGCGGGCCGACCGATCGCAATGGAAACAATCCGCTGGTCCATACGCGCATCGACACGCTGAAACTCGTCGCCGAGCGGCTGGCGCAAGCGCGCATCGCCACGCTGCGCTATGACAAGCGCGGCATCGGAGCCTCGACGCCGACACCACGCACACTCGAAGAGCAGGAACGCTTCTTCACATGGCAGAACTTGGTGGGCGACGTGCAGGCGGCACAAGCCGAGTTGCTGCAGCACGACGAGATCAAACCCTATGCGACGGCGTTGCTCGGCCACAGCGAAGGCGGCGACTTGGCGCTCGCCGCCGCAGGCACCGCGCGCATCCGTCCCCATGCGATCGTTCTCGCCTCGACGCCGGGCCTGACGCTCGAGGAAATCATCCGTCGCCAGTTGGCGCGCAGCCACCCCACGCTCGTTCCGGCGGCCGATCTCGCAATGGCGGCGATTCGAGCGACGGGGCGGGTGCCGGCCGACGTCCCGCCCGAGCTTACCCGACTCTTTCCTGCCTATGTCGGACCCTACTTGAAAGGGGCGTTGGCGTTCGATCCAGCCCAGGCGCTGGCGGTTCTCGACATCGCCTGTCTCCTGGTCCACGGTGCAGCCGACAAACAGGTGGTGCCTCTCGGCGACATCCAGCCGCTGCTCGACGTGCTCGCCAAGCGCAAGGCTCCGGGTGAAGTCATGATCGCACCCGGCGTCAGCCACAATCTGAAGCGCGTATTCGGACCGACCGACCCCGGTTTCTCGGGCCCACTGGCCCCTTCTGTCGCCGACAAGATCGCCACGTGGCTGGTGTCCGTGCTGGGCGCTTGA
- a CDS encoding HIT domain-containing protein: protein MKAAMSPYDRNNVFARILRGEAPCRRRYEDEFVLAFDDINPKAPVHVLIIPKGEYVSIADFTANAPADMIVGFWKAVVKLARELGIESGFRVVSNHGRDGGQVVFHFHVHLVGGRARV, encoded by the coding sequence ATGAAGGCGGCCATGTCGCCTTATGATCGCAACAACGTCTTCGCCCGCATCCTGCGTGGCGAGGCGCCTTGCCGGAGGCGCTACGAAGACGAGTTTGTGCTGGCGTTCGACGACATCAACCCGAAGGCGCCGGTTCACGTGCTGATCATTCCCAAAGGTGAATATGTTTCGATCGCCGACTTCACTGCCAACGCGCCCGCCGACATGATCGTCGGCTTCTGGAAAGCGGTCGTGAAGCTCGCCCGCGAGCTCGGCATCGAGAGCGGGTTTCGGGTCGTCTCGAATCATGGCAGGGATGGCGGACAGGTCGTCTTTCATTTCCACGTTCATCTCGTCGGGGGCCGGGCCCGGGTATGA
- a CDS encoding phosphoribosyl-ATP diphosphatase, translating into MAKKKKAKKKALRMQRGTALSGAHEHVLDRLYVVINSRKGADPDTSYTARLFSRGRAQIAKKLGEEAVETLIEGIKGDRPKLVGESADMLYHLLTLWAASGVKPAAVWTELAHREGLSGLVEKAARKHK; encoded by the coding sequence ATGGCCAAGAAGAAGAAAGCCAAGAAGAAGGCGCTGAGAATGCAGCGCGGCACCGCTCTCAGCGGCGCCCATGAGCACGTCCTCGACCGACTGTACGTCGTGATCAACAGTCGCAAGGGTGCCGATCCGGACACTTCCTACACGGCACGACTGTTCAGCCGCGGCCGGGCGCAGATCGCCAAGAAACTTGGAGAGGAGGCGGTGGAGACGCTGATTGAGGGCATCAAGGGCGACCGTCCCAAGCTCGTGGGCGAAAGCGCCGACATGCTCTACCATCTGCTGACCCTGTGGGCGGCCAGCGGTGTCAAGCCCGCTGCCGTCTGGACTGAGCTTGCGCACCGCGAAGGCTTGTCGGGACTTGTCGAGAAGGCGGCGCGCAAACACAAATGA
- the hisF gene encoding imidazole glycerol phosphate synthase subunit HisF gives MLKIRIIPCLDVKDGRSVKGVQFVDLRDAGDPVEQARAYDAAGADELTFLDITASHENRDTIFDVVTRTADQCFMPLTVGGGVRTIEDIRKLLLAGADKVSINSAAVTRPDFVREAAQKYGDQCIVVSIDARQTAPCRWEVFTHGGRKGTGLDAIDWARRMTDHGAGEILLTSMDRDGTKSGFDLELTRAVSDAVAVPVIASGGVGSLDHLVDGVLKGGASAVLAASIFHFGEFTIAQAKEHLARAGVPIRQVSRKA, from the coding sequence ATGCTCAAAATTCGCATCATTCCCTGCCTCGACGTGAAGGACGGCCGCTCGGTGAAAGGAGTGCAGTTCGTCGACCTTCGCGATGCCGGCGATCCGGTCGAGCAGGCGCGCGCCTATGATGCCGCCGGGGCCGACGAGCTCACCTTCCTCGACATCACGGCGAGCCACGAGAACCGCGACACCATTTTCGATGTCGTCACTCGCACCGCGGACCAGTGCTTCATGCCGCTCACCGTCGGCGGCGGTGTGCGCACCATCGAGGATATCCGCAAGCTGCTACTGGCCGGAGCCGACAAGGTGTCCATCAATTCGGCCGCCGTCACCCGGCCGGACTTCGTCCGCGAGGCCGCCCAGAAGTACGGTGACCAGTGCATCGTGGTCTCGATCGATGCGCGCCAGACTGCGCCCTGCCGGTGGGAGGTCTTTACCCATGGTGGGCGCAAGGGCACGGGGCTCGATGCGATCGATTGGGCGCGACGCATGACGGACCACGGCGCCGGCGAGATCCTGCTGACCTCGATGGATCGGGATGGCACCAAGTCGGGCTTCGACCTCGAGTTGACCCGTGCAGTCTCGGATGCGGTTGCGGTGCCTGTCATCGCCTCCGGAGGTGTCGGCTCGCTCGATCACCTGGTCGACGGCGTCTTGAAGGGCGGCGCTTCGGCCGTGTTGGCTGCTTCGATCTTCCATTTCGGTGAATTCACCATCGCCCAAGCCAAGGAACATTTGGCGCGGGCCGGCGTCCCGATTCGTCAAGTCTCGCGCAAAGCCTGA